The Oryzias latipes chromosome 16, ASM223467v1 genome includes a region encoding these proteins:
- the eaf1 gene encoding ELL-associated factor 1: MNGSTNPLLDKEEHVLKLGESFEKRPKSSFHTIRYDFKPASIDTSCEGKLQVGKGDEVTITLPHIPGSTPPMTVFKGNKRPYQKDCVLIINHDTGEFVLEKLSSSIQVKKTRAEGSSKIQARIEQQSVRSSQPGSQFRAPTKPGTGIKTSPSPSKDNPSPEPQLDDIKRELRAEVEMIEQMSSSGSSSSSDSASSSGSGDDSSSSDGEGDAPRPLSQNSPSRNPMANGGMERQQGNNQLMNTLRNDLQLSESGSDSDDD; this comes from the exons ATGAACGGTAGTACAAACCCGCTGCTGGACAAAGAGGAGCATGTTTTGAAGCTCGGAGAAAGCTTTGAGAAGAGGCCAAAATCTTCCTTTCACACCATCCGAT ATGACTTCAAACCAGCATCGATTGACACCAGCTGTGAAGGGAAGCTACAGGTCGGAAAAGGAGATGAAGTTACAATAACGTTACCTCATATTCCA GGCTCCACACCTCCAATGACAGTATTTAAAGGAAACAAGCGACCGTATCAAAAGGATTGCGTGCTCATCATTAATCATGACACGGGCGAATTTGTACTGGAGAagctcagcagcagcatccaGGTTAAGAAAACAAG AGCGGAGGGCAGCAGTAAGATCCAGGCTCGGATTGAGCAGCAGTCGGTTCGTTCCAGCCAGCCCGGCTCTCAGTTCCGAGCCCCAACCAAGCCGGGAACTGGGATCAAAACATCCCCATCCCCATCTAAGGACAACCCCTCTCCAGAGCCTCAGCTGGACGACATTAAGAGAG AGCTGCGGGCAGAGGTGGAGATGATTGAACAGAtgagcagcagcggcagcagcagctcctcagACTCAGCCAGCTCCTCGGGGAGCGGCgacgacagcagcagcagcgacgGCGAGGGCGATGCTCCCCGGCCGCTCAGCCAGAACTCCCCCAGCCGCAACCCCATGGCCAACGGAGGGATGGAGCGCCAGCAGGGCAACAACCAGCTCATGAACACACTTC GAAATGACCTTCAGCTCAGTGAATCGGGCAGCGACAGTGACGATGACTGA
- the mettl6 gene encoding methyltransferase-like protein 6, translating to MMNRAEDTESTDDTPTCLSGQTKTSSSRDLTQEEQGRFKTERVLVSEFKQIKLEKEARKNWDLFYKRNATNFFKDRHWTTREFEELKECREFESQKLVLLEAGCGVGNCLFPLLEDDLNIFVYACDFSPRAVEFVKQNPLYCPERCCAFQCDLTKDDLTGNVPEGSVDVVTLIFVLSAVHPEKMKLALENINKVLKPGGVVLFRDYGLHDHAMLRFKAGSKLGENFYVRQDGTRSYFFSKEHLAQLFKEAGFVSVVNDYVLRETVNKKEGLCVQRVFLQSKFTKAALPQVS from the exons ATGATGAACCGAGCCGAAGATACCGAGTCTACGGACGACACACCAACATGCCTGTCCGGACAAACGAAAACATCTTCCTCCAGAGATTTAACCCAGGAGGAGCAGGGTAGATTCAAAACTGAGCGAGTTCTTGTATCTGagttcaaacaaataaaactggaGAAAGAAGCTCGAAAAAACTGGGACttgttttacaaaagaaacGCCACAAATTTCTTCAAAGACAGACACTGGACAACCAGGGAATTTGAAGAACTCAAAGAGTGTCGTGAG TTTGAGTCCCAGAAGTTGGTTTTGTTGGAAGCTGGCTGCGGCGTGGGAAACTGCCTCTTTCCTTTGCTGGAGGACGACCTCAACATATTTGTTTACGCCTGTGACTTCTCCCCACGAGCTGTTGAGTTTGTAAAA caaaaCCCTCTATACTGCCCTGAGCGCTGTTGTGCCTTCCAGTGTGATTTAACCAAAGATGATCTGACAGGAAATGTTCCGGAGGGAAGCGTGGATGTTGTCACTCTTATCTTCGTCCTGTCCGCCGTTCATCCAGAGAAGATGAAGCTGGCTTTGGAGAACATTAACAAG GTGTTGAAGCCTGGCGGCGTCGTGTTGTTCAGGGACTACGGCCTGCATGACCACGCCATGCTCCGCTTTAAAGCCGGCAGCAAGCTCGGGGAAAACTTCTACGTCCGTCAGGATGGAACCCGGTCCTACTTCTTCTCAAAGG AGCATCTGGCTCAGCTGTTTAAAGAGGCTGGCTTTGTGTCTGTGGTGAACGACTACGTCCTGAGAGAAACGGTCAACAAGAAGGAAGGGCTTTGCGTCCAGAGAGTCTTTTTGCAGAGTAAATTCACCAAAGCCGCTCTGCCTCAAGTTTCCTGA